In Archangium violaceum, the following are encoded in one genomic region:
- a CDS encoding HEAT repeat domain-containing protein, whose product MRKLRALSLLLLLTGCGAPRAYQRARDADTLEAYRAFLREYPVGDEAEAVEVRVTELEFEEASKLHTVVAYKRFLEAHPDEPQSRAARALLEGLRFNAAKEAGTAAALRQFLRDHPDGAQHEEARRLLKEAELKELSSTKDTQQLRAYLQEAPDDPRRLQVESRLDDETFARAETAGAAQLFAYLRDFPAGRYREQAKVRLLALEVEGLLVSGLLDEAAGRVAGHPLGAKLEDFPSRLARARAERVALLNPEPLVQFTQVGHYLRSIDDLRRALVAPDPMDRWQAAEELGQHVSVKALEPLVEALRSGRNPLVRQRALASLQTVLRALPKPVADYEVAVRLESLREKAGSPELYLTMAALLDLSGRMGEATAEYQRAFVPEDPDPVVLRRWVQIREERRQSFSAAVAARQLSLWSLRVAREESISPEGGVPLAAARQLCAAVENARFASETISRARKANTEFPEDLDSFAVTAAEALKLAEARLADAELLLREKTPGARTCGDDAVRERLESAVSQRRDALRSVGTKLPRLAPLLLGVARERDPSPEVRAEASTQLSALGTP is encoded by the coding sequence ATGCGCAAGCTCCGAGCCCTCTCCCTGTTGCTGCTGCTGACCGGTTGTGGTGCGCCCCGGGCGTACCAACGGGCCAGGGACGCGGACACGCTGGAGGCCTATCGCGCGTTCCTCCGCGAGTACCCGGTGGGGGACGAGGCCGAGGCGGTGGAGGTGCGCGTCACCGAGCTCGAGTTCGAGGAGGCCTCGAAGCTGCACACGGTCGTGGCCTACAAGCGCTTCCTGGAGGCGCACCCGGATGAGCCGCAGTCCCGTGCGGCCCGGGCCCTGCTCGAGGGACTGCGCTTCAACGCGGCCAAGGAGGCGGGGACGGCGGCGGCGCTGCGGCAATTCCTCCGGGACCATCCGGACGGGGCGCAGCACGAGGAGGCTCGACGGCTGCTGAAGGAGGCGGAGCTGAAGGAGCTGTCCTCGACGAAGGATACCCAGCAGCTCCGGGCCTACCTGCAGGAGGCTCCGGACGATCCCCGGCGGTTGCAGGTGGAGTCGCGGCTGGACGACGAGACCTTCGCGCGGGCCGAGACGGCGGGGGCCGCGCAGCTCTTCGCCTACCTGCGGGATTTCCCGGCGGGGCGGTACCGGGAGCAGGCGAAGGTGAGACTGTTGGCGCTCGAGGTGGAGGGGCTCCTCGTCTCCGGGCTCCTGGATGAAGCGGCGGGGCGTGTGGCGGGGCACCCGCTGGGGGCGAAGCTCGAGGACTTCCCCTCGCGCCTGGCCCGGGCCCGCGCCGAGCGCGTGGCGCTCCTGAATCCCGAGCCGCTGGTCCAGTTCACGCAAGTGGGGCACTACCTGCGGAGCATCGACGATCTGCGGCGCGCGCTCGTGGCGCCAGACCCGATGGACCGGTGGCAGGCGGCGGAGGAGCTGGGCCAGCACGTCTCGGTGAAGGCGCTGGAGCCGCTGGTGGAGGCGTTGCGCTCGGGACGCAACCCGCTCGTGCGGCAGCGGGCCCTGGCGAGCCTCCAGACGGTGTTGCGCGCCCTTCCGAAGCCGGTGGCGGACTACGAGGTGGCCGTGCGGTTGGAGTCGCTGCGCGAGAAGGCGGGCAGCCCGGAGCTGTACCTGACGATGGCGGCGCTGCTGGACCTCTCGGGTCGGATGGGCGAGGCGACCGCCGAGTACCAGCGGGCCTTCGTTCCGGAGGATCCGGATCCGGTGGTGCTGCGGCGCTGGGTGCAGATTCGCGAGGAGCGGCGCCAGTCCTTCTCGGCGGCGGTGGCGGCCCGGCAGCTCTCGCTGTGGTCGCTGCGGGTGGCGCGCGAGGAGTCCATCTCCCCCGAGGGTGGCGTCCCCCTGGCGGCGGCGCGGCAGCTGTGCGCGGCGGTGGAGAATGCCCGCTTCGCGTCGGAGACCATCTCCCGGGCCCGGAAGGCGAACACCGAGTTCCCCGAGGACCTCGACAGCTTCGCGGTCACGGCGGCCGAGGCGCTGAAGCTGGCGGAGGCGCGGCTGGCGGACGCGGAGCTGCTGCTGCGCGAGAAGACGCCCGGGGCTCGCACATGCGGAGACGACGCGGTCCGCGAGCGCCTGGAGAGCGCCGTGTCCCAGCGCCGTGACGCGCTGCGCTCGGTGGGAACGAAGCTGCCTCGGCTCGCGCCCCTGTTGCTCGGAGTGGCGCGGGAGCGGGATCCTTCCCCGGAGGTCCGTGCCGAGGCCTCCACGCAACTGTCGGCGCTCGGGACCCCCTGA
- a CDS encoding ATP-dependent helicase, with amino-acid sequence MATRTYTLKAATASHSPRIDYEQLLNEEQLRAVEAGEGPVLVIAGAGSGKTRTLTFRVARLLERGTPPEGVLLLTFTNKAAREMTRRVEELAGSFADVGKLLGGTFHHAAHVLLRQHAGALGFSRDFTVLDREDARDLMSSCIAERKLPRERRFPRAEVVLDLVSMAANLQRSVAEVLVEHRPQFLPLLEEVLAVSRRFAERKARMHLMDFDDLLVLLKRLLIEHSLLRERLVDRFHCVLVDEYQDTNRLQGDLVDLLAGERRNLTVVGDDCQSIYSFRGADFTNIIDFPQRHPGCAIYHLTRNYRSTPEILRLANASISLNQRQFPKQLISSRPPGPVPVLVPTLDVDQQASFVAQRVLELRDTGVPLEQMAVLYRAHSHSLELQLELTRRGIPFRVRSGVRFFEQIHVKDVLAHLRLAANPRDELALKRIVKLVPGIGPARAESLWEALIALPPELSLVEALSRPEIQSQVPRKALPGLERLSRLLERLTQPGSIPTPGQMIQDVLAGGYGEYLRTGFPEEERREDDIRQLAEFAARFEDLPRFLSQIALVAEFSAREATGEAPDESLTLSTIHQSKGLEWRVVFVISLAEGRFPFPGAASTPDEEEEERRLFYVAATRARDELALTYPISAVLRAGERAILRLSRFIEELPAGEEAPYDRLILETRTEQDAS; translated from the coding sequence ATGGCCACCCGTACGTACACGCTGAAGGCCGCGACGGCGTCCCACTCGCCGCGCATCGATTACGAGCAGCTGCTCAACGAGGAGCAGCTGCGAGCGGTGGAAGCGGGGGAGGGGCCGGTGCTGGTCATCGCGGGGGCGGGCTCGGGCAAGACGCGCACCCTGACGTTCCGGGTGGCTCGGCTCCTGGAGCGCGGGACTCCCCCCGAGGGCGTGTTGCTGCTCACCTTCACCAACAAGGCCGCGCGGGAGATGACGCGGCGGGTCGAGGAGCTGGCCGGCTCCTTCGCGGACGTGGGGAAGCTGCTCGGCGGCACCTTCCACCACGCGGCCCACGTGCTGCTGCGCCAGCATGCCGGGGCGCTCGGCTTCTCGCGCGACTTCACCGTGCTGGACCGCGAGGACGCGCGCGACCTGATGTCCTCCTGCATCGCCGAGCGCAAGCTGCCTCGGGAGCGGCGCTTCCCCAGGGCCGAGGTGGTGTTGGATCTCGTCTCCATGGCCGCCAACCTGCAACGCTCGGTGGCCGAGGTGCTGGTGGAGCACCGGCCCCAGTTTCTCCCGCTCCTCGAGGAGGTGCTCGCGGTCTCCCGCCGCTTCGCCGAGCGCAAGGCGCGCATGCACCTGATGGACTTCGATGATCTGCTGGTGCTGCTCAAACGCCTGCTCATCGAGCACTCCCTCCTCCGCGAGCGGCTCGTGGACCGGTTCCACTGCGTGCTCGTGGACGAGTACCAGGACACCAACCGGCTGCAGGGTGACCTCGTGGATCTGCTCGCCGGCGAGCGCCGCAACCTCACCGTGGTGGGCGACGACTGCCAGTCCATCTACAGCTTCCGCGGCGCGGACTTCACCAACATCATCGACTTCCCCCAGCGCCATCCCGGCTGCGCCATCTACCACCTCACCCGCAACTACCGCTCGACACCGGAGATCCTCCGGCTGGCCAACGCCTCCATCTCGCTCAACCAGCGCCAGTTCCCCAAGCAGCTCATCTCCTCGCGTCCCCCGGGGCCGGTGCCAGTGCTGGTCCCCACCCTGGACGTGGACCAGCAGGCCTCCTTCGTGGCCCAACGCGTGCTCGAGCTGCGTGACACGGGCGTGCCCCTCGAGCAGATGGCCGTGCTGTACCGCGCGCACAGCCATTCCCTGGAGCTTCAACTCGAGCTCACCCGCCGGGGCATCCCCTTCCGGGTGCGCTCGGGCGTGCGCTTCTTCGAGCAGATCCACGTCAAGGACGTGCTCGCCCACCTCCGGCTCGCCGCCAACCCGCGCGACGAGCTCGCCCTCAAGCGGATCGTCAAGCTGGTGCCTGGCATTGGTCCCGCCAGGGCCGAGTCCCTCTGGGAGGCGCTGATCGCCCTTCCTCCCGAGCTGTCCCTGGTGGAGGCCCTCTCCCGTCCGGAGATCCAATCCCAGGTGCCTCGCAAGGCCCTGCCCGGCCTCGAACGGCTCAGCCGCCTCCTGGAGCGGCTGACTCAACCAGGGTCAATTCCGACCCCGGGACAGATGATCCAGGACGTGCTGGCGGGTGGCTACGGCGAGTACCTGCGGACCGGGTTCCCCGAGGAGGAGCGGCGGGAGGACGACATCCGCCAGCTGGCCGAGTTCGCCGCGCGCTTCGAGGACCTGCCGCGCTTCCTGTCGCAGATCGCCCTGGTGGCCGAGTTCTCGGCCCGGGAGGCCACCGGCGAGGCTCCGGACGAGAGCCTCACGCTCTCCACCATCCACCAATCCAAGGGTCTGGAATGGCGGGTGGTCTTCGTCATCTCCCTGGCGGAGGGCCGCTTCCCGTTCCCGGGCGCCGCCAGTACCCCAGACGAAGAGGAGGAGGAACGCCGGCTGTTCTACGTGGCCGCCACCCGAGCCAGGGATGAGCTGGCGTTGACGTACCCTATCTCGGCGGTTCTCCGAGCGGGAGAGCGGGCGATCCTCCGGCTTTCCCGTTTCATCGAGGAACTACCGGCAGGCGAGGAGGCGCCTTATGACCGGTTGATCCTGGAGACGAGAACTGAGCAAGACGCCTCCTGA
- a CDS encoding DUF4265 domain-containing protein codes for MSQVKLRVPGESKEEVLSVQELGPNRYRLLSAPLWVPGLAAEDEFELSDAEPRGFRILKSGGNLCIWFRMPPEVAEKHELVVDALDGGLEWIGGRLDGKAGSAFSFTLAASVDRPVYAKAFDGAVARVPGSSWKISNV; via the coding sequence ATGAGTCAGGTGAAGCTGCGCGTTCCGGGTGAGTCGAAGGAAGAGGTGCTGTCCGTGCAGGAGCTCGGACCCAACCGCTACCGGCTGCTGAGCGCGCCGCTGTGGGTGCCCGGCCTGGCCGCCGAGGACGAGTTCGAGCTCAGCGACGCGGAGCCCCGGGGCTTCCGCATCCTGAAGTCGGGCGGAAACCTGTGCATCTGGTTCCGCATGCCGCCCGAGGTGGCGGAGAAGCACGAGCTGGTGGTGGACGCGCTGGATGGGGGGCTGGAGTGGATCGGCGGGCGGCTGGACGGCAAGGCCGGCTCGGCCTTCTCCTTCACGCTCGCGGCCTCCGTGGACCGGCCCGTCTATGCCAAGGCCTTCGATGGGGCCGTGGCCCGGGTGCCGGGCTCGAGCTGGAAGATCAGCAACGTCTGA
- a CDS encoding MEDS domain-containing protein, protein MDSLVPFFKAGLEHNEQCLWITSEPFGVEDAKTALRNAVPRLEMYFEEGRIDILDHREWYLRSGDTDAAGVLQGWIDRKEQARAHGRAGLRLTGNTFWLESKDWKDFADYEATVNATFHQHEIVAMCSYCLHRCEPMGILDVVRNHQFAVARREGEWEVLESASLKIAKEELRRLNAQLERRVMERTAALEAALQERARAEQDALAAVRARDEFLSLASHELKTPLTSLRLQLELVKSAVTSADGEVAHRLTPKLQTMERQLLRLNTLNGSLLDVTTLDSGQLHLDFQQMDLATLVREAVERLEPDFARAGCEVRVEVEGETLGCWDPLRVDQIVVNLLSNAIKYGAGKPIQLRVQRSGECVTLEVTDQGMGISPEARSRLFRKFARTAPAQHYGGLGLGLYISRMLVEAMRGTIRVDSQLGQGATFTVSLPCSVSQER, encoded by the coding sequence GTGGACTCACTGGTCCCGTTCTTCAAGGCGGGCCTCGAGCACAACGAGCAGTGCCTGTGGATCACCTCCGAGCCCTTCGGGGTGGAGGACGCCAAGACCGCGTTGCGCAACGCCGTGCCGCGACTGGAGATGTATTTCGAGGAGGGCCGTATCGACATCCTCGATCACCGGGAATGGTACCTGCGCAGCGGCGACACGGATGCCGCGGGCGTCCTCCAGGGGTGGATCGACCGCAAGGAACAGGCGCGGGCGCACGGACGCGCCGGGCTTCGCCTCACCGGCAACACCTTCTGGCTCGAGTCGAAGGACTGGAAGGACTTCGCCGATTACGAGGCCACGGTGAACGCGACCTTCCACCAGCACGAGATCGTCGCCATGTGCAGCTACTGCCTGCACCGCTGCGAGCCGATGGGCATCCTCGATGTGGTGCGCAACCACCAGTTCGCGGTGGCGCGGCGTGAGGGCGAGTGGGAGGTCTTGGAGAGCGCATCCCTGAAGATCGCCAAGGAGGAACTGCGCCGGCTCAACGCTCAGCTCGAGCGGCGCGTCATGGAGCGCACGGCCGCGCTCGAGGCGGCACTCCAGGAGCGAGCGCGAGCCGAGCAGGATGCGCTCGCGGCGGTGCGCGCCCGCGACGAATTCCTCTCCCTGGCGTCGCACGAGCTCAAGACGCCGCTCACCTCGCTCCGACTGCAGCTCGAGCTGGTGAAATCGGCGGTGACCAGCGCCGACGGGGAGGTGGCCCACCGGCTGACGCCCAAGCTCCAGACCATGGAGCGCCAGCTGCTGCGGCTCAACACGCTCAACGGCAGCCTGCTGGACGTGACGACGCTGGATAGCGGGCAGCTCCACCTGGACTTCCAGCAGATGGACCTGGCCACGCTGGTGCGCGAGGCGGTGGAGCGACTCGAGCCGGACTTCGCGCGCGCGGGCTGCGAGGTCCGGGTGGAGGTGGAGGGAGAAACGCTGGGCTGTTGGGATCCCCTGCGGGTGGACCAGATCGTGGTCAACCTCCTGTCCAACGCCATCAAGTATGGCGCGGGCAAACCCATCCAGCTCCGGGTCCAACGGAGTGGCGAGTGCGTCACCTTGGAGGTGACGGACCAGGGCATGGGAATCTCCCCGGAAGCGCGGAGCCGACTGTTCCGCAAGTTCGCACGGACGGCGCCCGCGCAGCACTACGGCGGTCTGGGGCTGGGCCTCTACATCAGCCGCATGCTGGTGGAGGCGATGCGAGGCACCATTCGGGTGGACTCCCAGCTGGGCCAGGGTGCCACCTTCACCGTCTCGCTCCCCTGCTCGGTCAGCCAGGAGCGATAA
- a CDS encoding SCP2 sterol-binding domain-containing protein: MATFPSKQWCEEAVRLVNEDPERSLAAQGWVGEIGIIVDAEPGKLPRPFVVHVVPRDARIEKLRVLDDPDDLDELEPAYLARAPYTVWKELLKGSLDPVEAVLRRRIAVKGDLQQLIERLRFKGIADRVFAQLKTEYLDEQ; encoded by the coding sequence ATGGCGACGTTCCCGTCCAAGCAGTGGTGTGAGGAGGCGGTACGGCTGGTGAACGAGGATCCGGAGCGCTCGCTGGCCGCCCAGGGCTGGGTGGGTGAGATCGGGATCATCGTCGACGCCGAGCCGGGCAAGCTGCCGCGCCCCTTCGTGGTGCACGTGGTGCCGCGCGACGCCCGGATCGAGAAGCTCCGGGTGCTGGATGATCCGGACGACCTGGACGAGCTCGAGCCGGCCTACCTGGCCCGGGCGCCGTACACGGTGTGGAAGGAGCTGCTCAAGGGCAGCCTGGATCCCGTGGAGGCGGTGCTCCGGCGGCGCATCGCGGTGAAGGGCGACTTGCAGCAGCTCATCGAGCGCTTGAGGTTCAAGGGCATCGCGGATCGCGTCTTCGCCCAGTTGAAGACGGAGTACCTGGACGAGCAGTGA
- a CDS encoding Hsp70 family protein: MADRPRIIGIDLGTTNTLVASVKNRIPKIVPTDRGNLILPSVVALSAKGDLLVGGVAKDQMVTNPKNTLYGTKRLIGRKYQSKVVDDLKGYFKYDIVEGADGEAAVMLGGKVYSLPEVSSFILKQLKTIAEQFLGGPIDEAVISVPAYYTDSQRQAVKEAGKLAGFNVKRIVNEPTAAALAYGFNRGLDQKILVYDLGGGTFDVSVLHLTGNVFEVLATGGDTFLGGVDFDNRVMDYVLEKFWEETRIDLSQSPIAMQRIKNAAEAAKIDLTLIPNVVIDLPYIEERKGKPIDLRIPLTRENLNALTMDLVDRTFEICDRVLAEKGISRSEIDEIILVGGQSRMPLVQQRIQEHFGKPPRKGVHPDECVALGAALLADSLGTIDSVTLLDAVSMPIGYALPNGRVRRVIEKNSLIPLVKSFRLPPPKEPGAPFIEMDIFQGDSDLMVDNEYLGTLKVPAESAGRKIDFRLNEECLLQVIVEEPSGPRRIELATRDTPELLKKELARLAEEKAQKAEQAAASPSSQQEGSGLFSSIKSIFRRG, translated from the coding sequence ATGGCGGACAGACCTCGCATCATCGGGATTGATCTGGGTACGACCAACACTCTGGTCGCGTCCGTGAAGAACCGCATCCCGAAGATCGTCCCCACGGACCGCGGCAATCTGATCCTCCCCTCCGTGGTGGCACTCTCCGCCAAGGGTGACCTGCTGGTCGGCGGCGTGGCCAAGGACCAGATGGTCACCAACCCGAAGAACACGCTCTACGGGACCAAGCGACTCATCGGCCGCAAGTACCAGTCCAAGGTCGTCGATGACCTGAAGGGTTACTTCAAGTACGACATCGTCGAGGGCGCCGACGGGGAAGCGGCGGTGATGCTGGGCGGCAAGGTGTACTCGCTGCCCGAGGTGTCCAGCTTCATCCTCAAGCAGCTCAAGACAATCGCCGAGCAGTTCCTCGGGGGCCCCATCGACGAGGCCGTCATCTCCGTGCCGGCGTACTACACGGACAGCCAGCGCCAGGCGGTGAAAGAGGCCGGCAAGCTGGCTGGCTTCAACGTCAAGCGCATCGTCAACGAGCCCACCGCGGCCGCGCTGGCCTATGGCTTCAACCGCGGGCTGGATCAGAAGATCCTCGTCTACGACCTGGGCGGCGGCACCTTCGACGTCTCGGTGCTCCACCTGACGGGCAACGTCTTCGAGGTGCTGGCCACCGGCGGCGATACCTTCCTGGGCGGTGTCGACTTCGACAACCGGGTGATGGACTACGTGCTGGAGAAGTTCTGGGAGGAGACCCGGATCGATCTCTCGCAGAGCCCCATCGCCATGCAGCGCATCAAGAACGCGGCCGAGGCGGCGAAGATCGATCTCACGCTCATTCCCAACGTGGTCATCGACCTGCCCTACATCGAGGAGCGCAAGGGCAAGCCGATCGACCTGCGCATCCCGCTCACGCGCGAGAACCTCAACGCGCTCACCATGGACCTGGTCGATCGCACGTTCGAGATCTGCGACCGGGTGCTGGCGGAGAAGGGCATCAGCCGCTCGGAGATCGACGAGATCATCCTCGTGGGCGGGCAGAGCCGCATGCCCCTGGTGCAGCAGCGCATCCAGGAGCACTTCGGCAAGCCGCCTCGCAAGGGCGTGCACCCGGACGAGTGCGTGGCCCTGGGCGCGGCGCTCCTGGCCGACTCGCTGGGGACCATCGACTCGGTGACGCTGCTGGACGCGGTGTCCATGCCCATCGGCTACGCGCTGCCCAACGGGCGCGTGCGCCGGGTCATCGAGAAGAACTCCCTCATCCCGCTGGTGAAGAGCTTCCGGTTGCCACCGCCGAAGGAGCCCGGCGCGCCCTTCATCGAGATGGACATCTTCCAGGGCGACAGCGACCTGATGGTGGACAACGAGTACCTGGGCACCCTGAAGGTGCCGGCCGAGTCGGCGGGGCGGAAGATCGACTTCCGGCTCAACGAGGAGTGTCTGCTGCAGGTGATCGTCGAGGAGCCCAGTGGCCCCCGGCGCATCGAGCTGGCCACCCGGGACACCCCGGAGCTGCTCAAGAAGGAACTGGCCCGGTTGGCCGAGGAGAAGGCCCAGAAGGCCGAGCAGGCGGCGGCCTCGCCGTCATCCCAGCAGGAGGGCAGCGGACTGTTCTCCAGCATCAAGAGCATCTTCCGTAGGGGGTAG
- a CDS encoding TerC family protein has product METQSIGSPLLWGGFIAFVLLMLALDLGVFHRKTHEVKFKEALTWSGVWISLALVFNLGIWWKFGATPAVQFLTGYLIEKSLSIDNIFVFVVIFSALRIPSLYQHRVLFWGILSALVLRAAMIFAGVAMLERFHWLIYVFGAFLILTGVKLFLQRNKEEHPEDGFVMKAARRIIPSTNRFDGDRFFTLENGRKLATPLLMSLVLVELTDVLFALDSIPAIFAVTTDPFLVFTSNIFAILGLRSLFFVLAGAVEKFSYLKVGLSAVLVFVGAKMALVDVVKVPPALSLGVITLLLGGSIVASLMKARAQERLQAASGKAVSSRSEPAPAAE; this is encoded by the coding sequence ATGGAAACGCAGAGCATAGGAAGCCCCCTCCTCTGGGGGGGGTTCATCGCGTTCGTGCTGTTGATGCTGGCGCTGGACCTGGGAGTGTTCCACCGCAAGACGCACGAGGTGAAGTTCAAGGAAGCGCTGACGTGGAGCGGGGTGTGGATCTCGCTGGCGCTGGTATTCAACCTGGGCATCTGGTGGAAGTTCGGCGCCACGCCGGCCGTGCAGTTCCTCACCGGCTACCTCATCGAGAAGTCGCTCTCGATCGACAACATCTTCGTCTTCGTCGTCATCTTCTCGGCGTTGAGGATTCCCTCGCTGTACCAGCACCGGGTGCTGTTCTGGGGCATCCTGAGCGCGCTGGTGTTGCGCGCGGCGATGATCTTCGCGGGCGTGGCGATGCTCGAGCGCTTCCACTGGCTCATCTACGTCTTCGGCGCCTTCCTCATCCTCACGGGTGTGAAGCTCTTCCTGCAGCGCAACAAGGAGGAGCATCCGGAGGACGGCTTCGTCATGAAGGCGGCGCGGCGGATCATCCCCTCCACGAATCGCTTCGATGGGGACCGCTTCTTCACGCTGGAGAACGGCCGGAAGCTGGCCACGCCGCTGCTCATGTCGCTGGTGCTGGTGGAGCTGACGGACGTGCTCTTCGCGCTCGACTCCATCCCGGCCATCTTCGCGGTGACGACGGATCCGTTCCTCGTCTTCACCTCGAACATCTTCGCCATCCTCGGCCTGCGCTCGCTCTTCTTCGTGCTGGCGGGAGCGGTGGAGAAGTTCTCCTACCTGAAGGTGGGTCTGTCCGCGGTGCTGGTGTTCGTGGGCGCGAAGATGGCGCTGGTGGACGTGGTGAAGGTGCCGCCCGCGCTCTCGCTGGGTGTCATCACCCTGCTGCTGGGTGGCTCCATCGTGGCCTCGCTGATGAAGGCGCGGGCCCAGGAGCGGCTCCAGGCCGCCTCGGGTAAGGCGGTGTCTTCACGCAGCGAGCCGGCACCCGCCGCCGAGTAG
- a CDS encoding zinc metalloprotease HtpX, with protein MKNQIKTLLLLGVLSVVLIGIGGALGKGYLIGALVLSLAMNVGAYFFSDKLVLSMHGAQEVSPQQAPGLHRMVEELSQRAGIPKPRVFLMNEAQPNAFATGRNPEHGVVAVTAGILEVLDERELRGVLAHELAHIKNRDILVSTIAAAVASAVTYLAHAVGFFGSMVTGRDEDGDEGLSPIQALALALVAPIAATLIQMGISRSREYLADQSGGEISGDPEALARALQKLEAGAMAMPVEGRPATASLFIVSPFAGMQSILSLFSTHPRTEERVRRLREQAARMSTGNRGWSGALPFPQ; from the coding sequence ATGAAGAACCAGATCAAGACGCTGCTGTTGCTCGGCGTGCTGTCCGTGGTGCTCATCGGTATCGGCGGAGCGCTGGGCAAGGGATACCTCATCGGCGCGCTGGTGCTGTCGCTGGCGATGAACGTCGGGGCGTATTTCTTCTCGGACAAGCTGGTGCTGAGCATGCACGGGGCGCAGGAGGTGAGCCCCCAGCAGGCGCCTGGACTGCACCGCATGGTGGAGGAGCTGTCGCAGCGGGCGGGCATTCCCAAGCCCCGCGTCTTCCTGATGAACGAGGCGCAGCCCAACGCCTTCGCCACGGGCCGCAACCCGGAGCATGGCGTGGTGGCGGTGACGGCGGGCATCCTGGAGGTGCTCGACGAGCGGGAGCTGCGCGGGGTGCTGGCGCACGAGCTGGCGCACATCAAGAACCGGGACATCCTGGTGTCCACGATCGCGGCCGCGGTGGCCTCGGCGGTGACGTACCTGGCGCACGCGGTGGGCTTCTTCGGCTCGATGGTGACGGGCCGTGACGAGGACGGGGACGAGGGCCTGTCGCCGATCCAGGCGCTGGCGCTGGCGCTGGTGGCGCCCATCGCGGCCACGCTCATCCAGATGGGCATCTCGCGTTCGCGCGAGTACCTGGCGGACCAGTCGGGCGGGGAGATCTCCGGGGATCCGGAGGCGCTGGCGCGCGCGCTGCAGAAGCTGGAGGCCGGGGCCATGGCGATGCCGGTGGAGGGGCGGCCCGCCACCGCGAGCCTGTTCATCGTGAGCCCCTTCGCGGGCATGCAGAGCATCCTGTCGCTCTTCTCGACGCACCCGCGCACCGAGGAGCGCGTGCGCAGGCTGCGGGAGCAGGCCGCGCGGATGTCCACCGGCAACCGGGGCTGGAGCGGCGCCCTGCCCTTCCCCCAGTAA
- a CDS encoding CHAP domain-containing protein: MRLCVLLAGLVVMTGCATGAPLGGRVLASSYRYSPLTPAAAPRAPLSEVASSSAPRKQVRPPPPAARRQDVLTVARELVGSRRVKLAGRTWPDDCTGFVEAVYAQAGVSFRGEGLSGDNGVTALYRYAKAHGRVYTRGQPRPGDLVFFRETYDQNRDGRRNDGLTHVGLVDGIEDDGTVVVIHRVKRGVVRYRMNLAKPGLQRDPRTGEVLNDMLRAPGAGKAPVLTGQLFAAFGSVLPEPSPTAVARR, encoded by the coding sequence ATGAGGCTCTGCGTGTTGCTCGCGGGACTGGTGGTGATGACGGGATGCGCCACCGGCGCGCCCCTGGGCGGACGGGTGCTGGCCTCCAGCTACCGCTACAGCCCGCTGACACCCGCCGCCGCGCCCCGGGCGCCGCTGAGCGAGGTCGCCTCCTCGTCCGCCCCTCGCAAGCAGGTGCGCCCTCCCCCGCCCGCTGCCCGCCGCCAGGACGTGCTCACCGTCGCGCGAGAGCTCGTGGGAAGCCGACGGGTGAAGCTCGCCGGGCGCACGTGGCCGGACGACTGCACCGGCTTCGTCGAAGCCGTGTACGCCCAGGCTGGCGTCTCGTTTCGGGGCGAGGGCCTGTCTGGGGACAACGGGGTCACCGCGCTCTACCGGTACGCGAAGGCGCATGGGCGCGTGTACACCCGGGGCCAGCCGAGGCCGGGCGACCTGGTGTTCTTCCGTGAGACGTATGACCAGAACCGCGACGGGCGGCGCAACGATGGGCTCACTCACGTGGGGCTGGTGGACGGCATCGAGGACGATGGCACCGTGGTCGTCATCCACCGGGTGAAGCGGGGCGTGGTGCGCTACCGGATGAACCTGGCGAAGCCGGGCCTCCAGAGGGACCCGCGCACCGGAGAAGTGCTGAACGACATGCTGCGAGCGCCCGGCGCTGGCAAGGCGCCCGTCCTCACCGGACAGCTCTTCGCCGCGTTCGGGTCCGTGCTTCCCGAGCCGAGCCCCACGGCGGTGGCCCGGAGGTAG